A genome region from Alistipes dispar includes the following:
- the rpmD gene encoding 50S ribosomal protein L30, translating to MARLKITQIKSRIGATERQCKNLDALGLKKINASVEHDDSVIIKGMIERVKHLVKVEEVAAKAAKAE from the coding sequence ATGGCAAGATTGAAAATCACCCAGATCAAGAGCCGCATCGGTGCCACGGAGCGTCAGTGCAAGAACCTCGACGCGCTGGGCCTGAAGAAGATCAACGCGAGCGTCGAGCACGACGATTCGGTTATCATCAAGGGCATGATCGAGCGCGTGAAGCACCTCGTCAAGGTTGAAGAGGTCGCCGCAAAGGCTGCGAAAGCCGAATAA
- a CDS encoding DNA-directed RNA polymerase subunit alpha: MAILAFQKPEKVIMLESTSSFGKFEFRPLEPGFGMTVGNALRRILLSSLEGYAITTVKVAGVDHEFAAIPGVMEDMLNIILNLKQVRFIRTVDNQDAEKVSINVAGVTELTAGYISNYLSFFKVLNPDLVICHLAPGTKMQMTLTIGKGRGYVPAEENAPAESEFGTLPIDSIFTPIKNVKYSIENYRVEQKTDYEKLNLEITTDGSIHPKEALKEAAKILIQHFMLFSDEKITVNMEDTNGTEEFDEDVLHMRQLLKTKLSDQDLSVRALNCLKAADVDTVGDLVKLNRNDLLKFRNFGKKSLTELDELLASLNLKFGMDVSIYKLDKD, translated from the coding sequence ATGGCAATATTAGCATTCCAGAAACCTGAGAAGGTTATAATGCTCGAGTCCACTTCATCGTTCGGAAAGTTCGAGTTCCGACCGCTGGAGCCCGGATTCGGCATGACTGTCGGTAACGCTTTACGTCGTATTCTGCTCTCTTCGCTGGAGGGTTACGCAATCACGACTGTCAAGGTAGCCGGTGTCGATCACGAGTTTGCCGCTATCCCCGGAGTGATGGAGGATATGTTGAACATCATCCTCAATCTGAAGCAGGTTCGTTTTATCCGCACAGTCGATAATCAGGATGCCGAAAAAGTATCCATTAACGTTGCGGGTGTTACGGAGCTGACTGCCGGATATATCTCGAACTATCTGTCGTTCTTCAAGGTGCTGAATCCCGACCTGGTGATCTGCCACCTCGCTCCCGGTACGAAGATGCAGATGACGCTCACGATCGGCAAGGGCCGCGGCTACGTGCCTGCCGAGGAGAACGCCCCTGCCGAGAGCGAGTTCGGAACGCTGCCGATCGACTCGATCTTCACGCCGATCAAGAACGTGAAATACTCGATCGAAAACTACCGTGTCGAGCAGAAGACCGACTACGAGAAGTTGAATTTGGAAATTACTACCGACGGGTCGATTCACCCCAAGGAGGCTCTGAAGGAGGCCGCCAAAATCCTTATCCAGCACTTCATGCTCTTCTCCGACGAGAAAATCACCGTCAATATGGAGGATACGAACGGAACCGAGGAGTTCGACGAGGATGTGCTCCACATGCGTCAGTTGCTGAAAACCAAGTTGTCGGACCAGGACCTGAGCGTTCGCGCGCTCAACTGCCTGAAGGCCGCCGACGTGGATACGGTGGGCGACCTGGTGAAGCTCAACCGCAACGACCTGCTGAAGTTCCGCAATTTCGGCAAGAAGTCGCTCACGGAGCTGGACGAGCTGCTGGCTTCCCTGAACCTGAAGTTCGGTATGGATGTATCAATCTACAAACTTGACAAAGACTAA
- the ykgO gene encoding type B 50S ribosomal protein L36, whose protein sequence is MKVKASIKKRSEDCKIVKRKGKLYVICKKNPKFKMRQG, encoded by the coding sequence ATGAAAGTAAAAGCATCCATCAAGAAGAGAAGCGAGGATTGCAAGATTGTGAAGCGCAAGGGCAAGCTCTACGTCATTTGCAAGAAGAATCCCAAGTTCAAAATGCGCCAGGGTTAA
- the rplQ gene encoding 50S ribosomal protein L17 has protein sequence MRHNKNFNHLGRQAGHRKAMLSNMASSLILHKRIETTLAKAKAVRMFVEPLVTKSKEDTTHSRRVVFSYLKQKEAVTELFRTIAPKIAERPGGYTRILKTGFRLGDAADMCIIEFVDFNEAYTLGIAPAAAAEAKPKTRRSRKSAAKKTDAVEEATVVEGEAKKAAPKKAAAAKKPAAPKSASAKAAAPKVAKKTNVGKKM, from the coding sequence ATGAGACACAATAAGAATTTCAACCACCTCGGCCGTCAGGCGGGACACCGCAAGGCGATGCTTTCGAACATGGCCTCGTCGCTGATTCTGCACAAGCGCATCGAGACGACGCTCGCGAAAGCCAAGGCCGTCCGCATGTTCGTGGAGCCTCTGGTGACCAAGTCGAAGGAGGACACGACCCACTCGCGCCGCGTCGTATTCTCGTACCTGAAACAGAAGGAGGCCGTGACGGAGCTGTTCCGCACGATCGCTCCGAAGATCGCCGAGCGTCCGGGCGGCTACACGCGTATCCTGAAGACGGGCTTCCGTCTGGGCGACGCCGCCGACATGTGCATCATCGAGTTCGTGGACTTCAACGAGGCTTATACGCTGGGCATTGCGCCGGCCGCTGCCGCAGAGGCGAAACCCAAGACGCGCCGTTCGCGCAAGAGCGCAGCGAAGAAGACCGATGCCGTCGAGGAGGCTACGGTAGTCGAGGGCGAGGCCAAGAAGGCCGCTCCCAAGAAGGCTGCCGCAGCGAAGAAGCCTGCCGCTCCGAAGTCCGCTTCGGCCAAGGCTGCCGCTCCGAAGGTCGCCAAGAAGACCAACGTGGG
- the rpsD gene encoding 30S ribosomal protein S4, giving the protein MGKYIGPKSKIARKFGEAIYGADKVLEKRNFPPGQHGLARKRKKVSEYGTQLSEKQKAKYTYGLLEKQFARTYEQAARMGGITGENLLKLLECRLDNVVYRLGIAPTRAAARQLVSHCHICVNGSVVNIPSYSLRAGDVVSVREKSKSLEVITASLAGSSKSRYAWLEWDNASMSGKFLQKPEREEIPENIKEQLIVELYSK; this is encoded by the coding sequence ATGGGAAAATACATAGGACCAAAATCGAAAATCGCCCGTAAGTTCGGCGAAGCTATCTATGGTGCGGACAAGGTGCTCGAGAAGCGCAACTTCCCTCCCGGACAGCACGGTCTGGCGCGCAAGCGCAAGAAGGTGTCGGAGTACGGCACGCAGCTCAGCGAGAAGCAGAAGGCGAAGTACACGTACGGCCTGCTGGAGAAGCAGTTCGCCCGTACCTACGAACAGGCTGCGCGCATGGGCGGCATCACAGGCGAGAATCTGCTCAAGCTGCTCGAGTGCCGTCTGGACAACGTCGTTTACCGCTTGGGTATCGCCCCGACGCGTGCAGCTGCCCGCCAGCTCGTTTCGCACTGCCACATCTGCGTGAACGGCAGTGTCGTGAACATCCCCTCGTACTCGCTCCGCGCGGGTGACGTGGTGTCGGTTCGCGAGAAGTCGAAGAGTCTGGAGGTGATCACGGCATCTCTGGCCGGCTCGTCGAAGAGCCGCTACGCCTGGCTCGAATGGGACAACGCCTCGATGAGCGGCAAGTTCCTGCAGAAGCCCGAGCGTGAGGAGATTCCCGAGAACATCAAGGAGCAGCTCATCGTCGAGTTGTACTCGAAGTAG
- the rpsE gene encoding 30S ribosomal protein S5, translating to MANTNIKKVRTSDLELKDRLVSIQRVTKVTKGGRTFSFSAIVVVGNEDGVVGYGLGKASEVQAAIAKGVEDAKKNLVKIPVINGTIPHKQEQRYGGSLVMIRPAAPGTGIIAGGAMRAVLESVGVKNVLAKSKGSSNPHNLVKATIGALCELRDAHSVARLRGISMDKVFNG from the coding sequence ATGGCAAATACCAACATAAAGAAAGTACGCACGAGCGACCTCGAACTCAAGGACCGTCTCGTCAGCATTCAGCGTGTAACGAAGGTTACGAAGGGCGGCCGCACGTTCAGTTTCTCGGCCATCGTCGTCGTAGGCAACGAGGACGGCGTGGTGGGCTACGGCCTGGGCAAGGCTTCGGAGGTGCAGGCCGCCATCGCCAAGGGCGTGGAGGATGCCAAGAAGAACCTGGTGAAGATCCCGGTCATCAACGGTACGATTCCCCACAAGCAGGAGCAGCGTTACGGCGGCTCGCTTGTGATGATTCGTCCGGCCGCTCCCGGTACGGGTATCATCGCCGGCGGCGCCATGCGTGCCGTGCTGGAGTCGGTGGGCGTGAAGAACGTGCTTGCCAAGAGCAAGGGTTCGTCGAACCCCCACAACCTGGTGAAGGCGACCATCGGCGCCCTGTGCGAGCTGCGCGACGCGCACAGCGTGGCACGCCTGCGCGGGATCTCGATGGACAAGGTGTTTAACGGTTAA
- the map gene encoding type I methionyl aminopeptidase → MIYLKTDEEIELLRENNVLVSKTLAEVGRHIRPGVTTKELDTIAEDFIRAHGAVPAFLGYQGFPASLCISVNEQVVHGIPSSKCVLKEGDIVSVDCGTFMKGFVGDSAYTFAVGEVAEEVRRLMEVTKEALYKGTAQARAGNRVGDISAAVQEHAERFGYGVVRELEGHGLGRKMHEDPGVPNYGARGRGPLLKEGMVICIEPMINMGTKAVVFEQDGWTVRTRDRKPAAHFEFAVAVRKSGPDVLTDYSIIEQALKN, encoded by the coding sequence ATGATTTACTTGAAGACAGACGAGGAGATCGAACTGCTCCGTGAAAACAACGTCCTGGTGTCGAAGACGCTGGCCGAGGTGGGTCGCCACATTCGTCCGGGCGTCACGACCAAGGAGTTGGACACGATCGCCGAGGATTTCATCCGGGCGCACGGAGCGGTTCCCGCTTTCCTCGGGTATCAGGGATTTCCCGCTTCGTTGTGCATTTCGGTAAACGAGCAGGTTGTTCACGGTATCCCATCCTCGAAATGCGTCCTCAAAGAGGGCGACATCGTTTCGGTCGATTGCGGTACGTTTATGAAGGGGTTTGTTGGTGATTCGGCATATACGTTCGCCGTGGGAGAGGTCGCCGAGGAAGTACGGCGGCTGATGGAAGTCACCAAAGAGGCTCTTTATAAAGGTACGGCGCAGGCCAGGGCCGGTAATCGCGTGGGCGACATATCGGCCGCCGTGCAGGAGCACGCCGAGCGTTTCGGCTACGGCGTGGTGCGCGAGCTGGAGGGACACGGTTTGGGTCGGAAAATGCACGAAGACCCCGGTGTTCCGAACTACGGCGCGCGCGGCAGAGGACCCCTTCTCAAAGAGGGCATGGTCATCTGCATCGAGCCCATGATCAACATGGGGACCAAGGCGGTGGTTTTCGAGCAGGATGGCTGGACGGTCCGTACGCGGGACCGCAAGCCGGCGGCGCACTTCGAGTTCGCCGTGGCGGTCCGCAAGTCGGGTCCCGACGTGCTGACGGACTACAGTATCATCGAACAGGCACTAAAAAATTAA
- the infA gene encoding translation initiation factor IF-1 encodes MAKQAAIERDGTIIEALSNAMFRVELDNGHVLTAHISGKMRMHYIKILPGDKVKVEMTPYDLTKGRISFRYK; translated from the coding sequence ATGGCAAAACAGGCTGCTATCGAAAGGGACGGCACGATCATCGAGGCGTTGTCCAACGCCATGTTCCGCGTCGAGCTGGACAACGGTCACGTGCTTACGGCCCATATCTCGGGGAAGATGCGCATGCATTACATCAAGATCCTTCCCGGAGATAAAGTAAAAGTGGAGATGACGCCCTACGATCTGACGAAGGGGCGTATATCTTTCCGGTACAAATAA
- the rpsM gene encoding 30S ribosomal protein S13 has product MARIVGVDLPKNKRGEIGLTYIYGIGRSTARKILDAAGISYDVKVQDWTDDQVGAIRSQIAEMGIKVEGECRSMVQLNIKRLMDIGCYRGIRHRLGLPVRGQSTKNNARTRKGRKKTVANKKKATK; this is encoded by the coding sequence ATGGCACGTATAGTCGGTGTAGATTTACCGAAAAATAAGAGAGGCGAGATCGGCCTGACCTACATTTATGGCATCGGTCGTTCGACGGCTCGCAAGATTCTCGACGCCGCTGGTATCAGCTACGACGTCAAAGTACAGGACTGGACGGACGACCAGGTGGGCGCCATCCGTTCGCAGATCGCCGAAATGGGCATCAAGGTCGAGGGCGAGTGCCGTTCGATGGTCCAGCTCAACATCAAGCGCCTGATGGATATCGGCTGCTATCGCGGCATCCGTCACCGTCTGGGGCTGCCCGTTCGCGGTCAGTCTACCAAGAACAATGCGCGTACCCGCAAGGGCCGCAAGAAGACCGTCGCAAACAAGAAAAAGGCAACGAAGTAA
- the rplO gene encoding 50S ribosomal protein L15, with translation MELNNLKPAKGSTHHDKRIGRGAGSGYGGTATRGHKGAQSRSGYSRKLGFEGGQMPLQRRLPKFGFTNLKRVEFKAINLSTLEELAAKKLLTEVTIDTLVDAGFISSKDKVKILGNGSITKALAVKAHAFSKSAEAAITAAGGSVEKL, from the coding sequence ATGGAACTCAATAATCTCAAACCCGCAAAGGGTTCTACGCACCACGACAAGCGAATCGGCCGCGGTGCAGGTTCGGGGTACGGCGGCACGGCCACCCGCGGTCACAAGGGCGCTCAGTCGCGTTCGGGTTACTCGCGCAAGCTCGGTTTCGAGGGCGGTCAGATGCCGCTTCAGCGCCGTCTTCCCAAGTTCGGCTTCACGAACCTCAAGCGTGTCGAATTCAAGGCCATCAACCTTTCGACGCTCGAGGAGCTGGCGGCCAAGAAGTTGCTGACGGAGGTTACGATCGACACGCTCGTGGACGCAGGTTTCATCTCGTCGAAGGACAAGGTGAAGATTCTGGGCAACGGCTCGATCACGAAGGCGCTGGCCGTCAAGGCGCACGCCTTCTCGAAGAGCGCCGAGGCGGCGATCACGGCGGCCGGCGGCAGCGTCGAAAAACTGTAA
- the rpsK gene encoding 30S ribosomal protein S11, whose amino-acid sequence MAKKTGTVKKKVVKVGAVGNAYVHSTFNNVIITITNEVGDVISWSSAGKMGFRGSKKNTPYAAQTSAADCAKVAYDMGLRKVKVYVKGPGAGRESAVRTIHGAGIEVMEIIDVTPLPHNGCRAPNRRRV is encoded by the coding sequence ATGGCAAAGAAAACTGGAACAGTTAAGAAAAAGGTTGTTAAGGTCGGTGCCGTGGGCAATGCCTATGTGCACTCCACTTTCAACAATGTGATCATCACCATCACCAACGAGGTGGGTGACGTCATCAGTTGGTCGTCGGCCGGCAAGATGGGTTTCCGTGGTTCGAAGAAGAATACTCCGTACGCCGCACAGACGTCGGCCGCCGATTGCGCCAAGGTCGCCTACGACATGGGCCTGCGCAAGGTGAAGGTTTACGTCAAGGGTCCGGGTGCGGGCCGCGAGTCGGCCGTGCGCACCATCCACGGCGCGGGCATCGAGGTCATGGAGATCATCGACGTCACACCGCTGCCGCATAACGGTTGCCGTGCTCCTAACCGTCGCCGCGTATAG
- the secY gene encoding preprotein translocase subunit SecY: protein MNQYLIVGIVFIVVIALLATNKKLVETLKNIYKIEELRKRVLYTIGLLLVYRLGSFVVIPGINPNALGEGSAYASQLEGNGLLGLLNVFSGGAFGNAAIFALGVMPYITASIIIQLMGMMVPYFQKMQKEGESGRRKMNQWTRFLTIGVLILQGPAYIANLYHQVPTAFVYGNTFGFVAYATTILIAGTMFIMWLGEKITDKGIGNGISLIIMIGIVARLPHALLAEVNARFQTASGSAIMLILELVLLFLVFMATIALVQAVRKVPVQYAKRIVGNKQYGGVRQYIPLKMNAANVMPIIFAQALMFIPALFTNAAPGFAAAFTSMTGFWYNFTLAVLVIAFTYFYTAIIINPQMMADDMKRNGGFIPGVKPGKQTVNYIDTIMTRITLPGSFFLAIVAILPALAMKFLGIQQAFAYFYGGTSLLIMVGVVLDTLKQIESYLLMRHYDGLMKTGRIQGRH from the coding sequence ATGAATCAGTATCTCATTGTTGGTATCGTCTTTATAGTGGTCATCGCTCTTCTGGCGACCAACAAGAAATTGGTTGAAACGCTCAAGAACATCTACAAGATCGAGGAGCTGCGCAAGCGTGTGTTGTACACGATCGGGCTGCTGCTGGTCTATCGCTTGGGCAGTTTCGTCGTGATTCCGGGCATCAACCCCAACGCCCTGGGCGAGGGGTCGGCGTATGCCAGCCAGCTGGAAGGCAACGGGCTTCTGGGCCTGCTGAACGTCTTCTCTGGCGGTGCATTTGGCAACGCCGCCATTTTCGCGCTCGGAGTCATGCCGTACATCACCGCCTCGATCATCATTCAGCTCATGGGCATGATGGTCCCGTATTTCCAGAAAATGCAGAAGGAAGGTGAGAGCGGCCGCCGCAAGATGAACCAGTGGACCCGTTTCCTCACGATCGGCGTGCTGATCCTGCAGGGCCCGGCCTACATCGCCAACCTGTACCATCAGGTTCCCACGGCGTTCGTCTACGGCAATACGTTCGGCTTCGTCGCCTATGCCACGACGATTCTGATCGCCGGCACCATGTTCATCATGTGGCTGGGCGAGAAGATCACGGACAAGGGTATCGGTAACGGCATTTCGCTGATCATCATGATCGGTATCGTGGCCCGTCTTCCCCACGCGCTTCTGGCCGAGGTCAATGCGCGTTTCCAGACGGCCTCGGGCAGCGCGATCATGCTGATTCTCGAACTGGTGCTCCTGTTCCTCGTCTTCATGGCGACGATCGCCCTGGTGCAGGCGGTCCGCAAGGTCCCCGTGCAGTATGCGAAGCGTATCGTCGGCAACAAGCAGTACGGCGGTGTGCGGCAGTACATTCCGCTGAAGATGAATGCGGCCAACGTGATGCCCATCATCTTCGCGCAGGCCCTGATGTTCATTCCGGCGCTGTTCACCAACGCCGCTCCGGGCTTCGCCGCCGCATTCACCTCGATGACCGGCTTCTGGTACAACTTTACGCTCGCGGTGCTGGTAATCGCGTTCACCTACTTCTACACCGCGATTATCATCAATCCTCAAATGATGGCCGATGACATGAAGCGCAACGGCGGCTTCATCCCGGGAGTGAAACCGGGCAAGCAGACCGTGAACTACATCGACACCATCATGACGCGTATCACGCTTCCCGGCTCGTTCTTCCTCGCCATCGTGGCCATTCTGCCCGCGCTGGCGATGAAATTCCTGGGCATCCAGCAGGCGTTCGCCTACTTCTACGGAGGTACGTCGCTGCTGATCATGGTGGGCGTGGTGCTCGACACTCTGAAGCAGATCGAGAGCTACCTGCTGATGCGCCACTACGACGGTCTGATGAAGACCGGCCGTATCCAGGGGCGTCATTAG